GCGCCGACTTCGGCGAGGTCTACACCGAGGGCTTCCGCGACGCCCTGCACGCGGCGCTGCGGGCCGTCGTCGAGGCCCCGGTTCCGGTGGTCGCCGCCGTCAACGGGCCCGCGATCGGGGCAGGCACCCAGCTCGCGATCGCCTGCGACCTGCGGATCGCCACCCCCGACGCCGTGTTCGGCGTGCCGACGGCCCGGATCGGGCTGGCCGTCGACCCGTGGACGGTGCGCCGGCTCGCCCGCCTCGGCGGCGGGGGCACCGCCCGGGCGATCCTGCTCGCCTGCGACCGGATCGGGGCCGAGCTCGCCCACGCGCGCGGGCTCGTCGACCGGCTGGGGGACCGGGCCGACGCCCTCTCCTGGGCCGCGGAGCTCGCGACGCTGGCCCCGCTCACGCTGCGCTACAACAAGCTGGCCCTGGACCGGGCCGACCTCGCCGACGACGACCCCGCCCTGCTCACGGCCTTCGAGGACTGCTGGACCAGCGACGACCGGCGGGAGGGACAGCAGGCCCGGCTCGAGAAGCGGAACCCGATCTTCCACGGACGGTGAGGCCTGCAACACTGATCGTCACCACTGTGCGGTCAGGTCGTTGACACGTGCAGTAAGTCCGGAAGGGGCCAGTACGTGGGAGCACATCCGCAGGGTGCGCGTCGTGTCGCGATCGGGGCCGCGCTCGCGGCCGTCGTGAGCACGGTGCTCGTGGGGGTGGGGTTCGGGGTCGGTGCCGCCGACGAGGCCCCGGTCTCCGCCGCCCCGGTGACCCGCGCGGCCCCTGCCGTCCCCGCCCCGGCCCCGCAGGCGGCCGAGCCGGCCCCCCGCGAGCGGGCCGCGGCACCGGAGGCCGCGGCGACCGGGACCGCGGCGGAGCCGGTCGCGGAACCCGCCCCCGCGCCCGAGGCGGCGACGCCCACCCCGACCCCCACGGCCACGGCGGAGACGCCCGTGTCGGTGCCGGTCCGCTCCGCCGCGTCCGCCCAGTTCGTGCCCGGCACCCCGTGCACCGCCACCGCGCGGGCCTGCGTCGACCTCGACGGCCGCACGGCGTGGCTGATCGAGAACGGGGCGGTCCGCCGGGGCCCGGTCCCGGTGATGATCGGCGACGAGATCGACCCCACCCCCAGGGGCACGTTCCAGGTGGAGTGGAAGGCCGAGCAGTGGACGAGCCGGGAGTACCTCACGCAGATGCCGTACGCGGTCTTCTTTGCCGAGGGCGGCATCGCGTTCCACGAGGGACCGCAAGACACCAACTCCGCGGGCTGCGTGAAGCTGACCCACGACAACGCGGTGGCCTGGTTCGAGTTCCTGCAGGTCGGCGACGAGGTCCAGATCCGTTAGGCGGGGCCTTCTACCGGGGGTAGAATGGTGGCGTGCCAAGCCTGGGTGAGCTCGAACGCGCTGTGATGGAGACGCTGTGGGCGGCCGCCGCGCCGCTCACCGCGCGTGACGTCCAGGACGCGCTCGCCGCCAGGGACCTCGCCACCACCACCGTCCTGACCGTGCTCGGGCGCCTGGAGCGCAAGGGCCTGGTCACCCGCGAGCGCGAGGGCCGGGCGCACCGCTACCGCGCCGTCGCGAGCCGCGAGGACCACGT
This sequence is a window from Pseudonocardia petroleophila. Protein-coding genes within it:
- a CDS encoding enoyl-CoA hydratase translates to MINVTTADAVGLLELDRPDRRNALDVAQCRRIVDAVGGLLDGGVRAIVVTGSGSSFCSGADFGEVYTEGFRDALHAALRAVVEAPVPVVAAVNGPAIGAGTQLAIACDLRIATPDAVFGVPTARIGLAVDPWTVRRLARLGGGGTARAILLACDRIGAELAHARGLVDRLGDRADALSWAAELATLAPLTLRYNKLALDRADLADDDPALLTAFEDCWTSDDRREGQQARLEKRNPIFHGR
- a CDS encoding L,D-transpeptidase; amino-acid sequence: MGAHPQGARRVAIGAALAAVVSTVLVGVGFGVGAADEAPVSAAPVTRAAPAVPAPAPQAAEPAPRERAAAPEAAATGTAAEPVAEPAPAPEAATPTPTPTATAETPVSVPVRSAASAQFVPGTPCTATARACVDLDGRTAWLIENGAVRRGPVPVMIGDEIDPTPRGTFQVEWKAEQWTSREYLTQMPYAVFFAEGGIAFHEGPQDTNSAGCVKLTHDNAVAWFEFLQVGDEVQIR
- a CDS encoding BlaI/MecI/CopY family transcriptional regulator, coding for MPSLGELERAVMETLWAAAAPLTARDVQDALAARDLATTTVLTVLGRLERKGLVTREREGRAHRYRAVASREDHVAELMRDALDAAPDRGAVLARFLGSIPEDERAALRDLLD